The DNA sequence atcaacgaaaaaatggacaatccagatatatgcggacccggctagaatgaaaagtatgcaaaatacaaaaattacactattgtctctatcaaagcaaatgaagattgaaatccaccaatgactatcattagttttcttatctacaatttttagacaaatgctatcttcaattatcaataatttagagattgatttttaattttttttttatcttacacccatttatgtaatgtttctttaagtattggaacatcaattttttatttatttttggattaacttaagaacatatttaaatcatcaagttttcttaaacactaatatattactttcggtattcacttttaattaacaacattataaactataatatttagatacacataataataatctcacctaataactaataatattttttctttaatttttaattgtatcactttcaactaacatagaaaaaaattaacataaaatttagtatacgtgcctcgcacgtaattttttgctagtatatatatatatagtaaaagATGAATGAATTAAGGAgataatagatttataaaaaaaaaaaaaagggggatattggcggctaaaccacctgaactttacgttttgtaacacttaaccacaaaaaccgaatttttggcggctaaactacctaaactcccattccgttttgctctgcacacctccgtccaaaaattgTAGTTcagtgccacggtggactgtccacgtgtacacacttgtacatgtggcaaatttttagtggtccacgtaatattagttttaaaaaataattataaatatttaaaaaaaattaaaaaattagaaaaaaaaaattaattttttttttactttttttttttctatttttctttttctttttctttttctttttcttttttttttctctcagtTCCCCCCTCCCATCTCGACAGAACACCCCCCTTATCCATCGCATAAATCGTATCCTCCCGACCAATCGCCGCCACCAACTCCCCCCCATCATTAAACCTCAGCCAATTCCTCACCACATCTGCCTGCTCAGCCATCTCCAATCCACTGTTCTTCAATTCCTCCTTCTCTGCTTCCAATCCACCAATCATTCTTTCACCAAATTCCACCCTCTACAACCGAGACCATTGGAGTTAGCCGTGGATATGCAGCTCTGCCAATCAAATACCCATCCCCAGAGGCTCTAGGTTCATCAAAGGAGTACCTGTATTCATCCAATGACATTCGACCAGCATCCATGGATAATCTTGGATCGGTATCACAAGACCTACGCCCCAACCCATAGTCTCCAACCTCTGATTGGGTTTCTCTCAAATGCCTAGGACTACATCTCTCAACCCCTAAAACCCCACCATCATTGTCATCATCGTTGTTGAGCTTCTTGCCCTTCGGTTTTCGCCCCCATTTCCTCAACTTCTTGCTCAAACCAGAGGCAGCAACCCAAAATGTCCCAGCAATGTCCTTCAAATCCTTCCCTAtacctttcttcttcttcttgcatTCGAGATCTGTAAACTCCTTCATAGGCCTTAACTCACAACCATCTTCCTCATCAAGCAATCCACGCTTAGAAACCCTAATCTCGCCCTCATCAAGCAATCCACGCTCAGAACCAGAACCAGCTTGGTTTCGGGTGGGAGTGTCGTTGTTAACAAAGGATTCAATACCAACCAAGTGTTCTCTGAGGCATGAAGCACAGAACCCAGtttctgcaaaaaaaaaaagaagaagaagaagaagaagaagaagaagaagaagaagaagaagaaagaagaagaagaaaaagaaaaaaaaaaagtaaaaaaaatgaatcttttaatttttttaaattaaaaaagtaaaaaaaaaattaatttttttttctgattttttaattttttttaaaaaatatttataattattttttaaaataatattacgcggaccactaaaaatttgccacgtgtacaagtgtgtacacgtggacagtccaccgtggcacttaactgtgatttttggacggaggtgtgcagagcaaaacggaatgggagtttaggtagtttagccgctaAAAATTCGGTTTTTgtagttaagtgttacaaaccgtaaagtttcaggtggtttagccgccaatattccaaaaaaaaaattaaaaattaaaaaattaatgaattaaggaaataaaagaaaaaaaaaataactttaaagCAATTTTAGAGTGTCATATCACCATTTTATTCTtctatatatattgattgatttttgttttttttttttctgaaacgtATATAATGATTGATTGATAATTGttttatttgtaattatttatagttatttattCAAAAACCATTCTCAATGtcattaatatattttagtgtgtgttattatttttagcgataagtgatgaaaataatgaatattattattatttattttattccttAAAAAATTCTCTTGAGTTGTATGGTTCGTTATGGTGTATTTCATTGTTatgttattgtattttttatttatgtttggcGACTATATGGAGGAACTATGCACCATAATATTTGGAGTCACTTATATataagttttctattttttaaacttttatcaaaattttataGTGAATGTTACTTTTATTATAAGGACTCATTATTAACTTTATTGTTATTGTAGGGAGTTTCTTAGTCATTCAAGCTCAAACAATAGAGTTAATGTCCTTCACTAGTGTGCATAAGCTAGTTTCAGAATTAGCTTTGGATTAAGTTATTAGTTAAGGGTAGTTTTGTTAGTTATGTTTTGTTAATACAGCTATACAATTCTGTTACAGCATTGGTTAGATTCAACTAACCAATTCTTGATTGTATCGAGCTATATAAGCTCATTCCTCCATTGTAAAATCAGTTCAACAATATAGAATACCAAAGGCTctaattttcctattttttctCATATGGTATCAGAAGAACTCCGGCCCACAGTTTCCATGGCCAGGCCAACTACTCGATCTCAGGATGGAACTACACCATCGACGATCGACAACCCTGCAGCAGATGTCACTTCCGACCCTATCGCTGCTCCTCATTCCTCAGTTGTTCCTCGTCGGATTCCACCAGTACGGGTTCAATCTCAGAATGCAGATCATGGTCTCCAAGACAATTCCACCATTGTTGACGACAATTCAACTCAGGCACTCCATTCTCGATTAGTTGCTGATGATCATTCCATCCTTTTCTTCCTCAGCACCGGCGACCATCCCGGTCTGGTTCTTGTGACTACTGTCCTCAACAGAACCAACTATCAGCCATGGAAACGAGGAATCACGATGGAATTGACAGTCAAGATCACGATCGCGTTCATCAACGGATCTCTCCCTTGTCCAGAACCTGGTAATACCAATCTCAACTCTTGGTTCATGTGCAATAACATGGTAATGTCTTGGTTGATTAATTCTGTTTCATCTGAGATTGCACAAAGTATAATGTACTTTGATTTAGCTACTGAAATGTGAAACGATCATGCTGAGCGTTTCAATGAAGGCAAAGGCCCTCGAATATTCCAATTACAGACCCAACTCACTCGGCTTCAGCAAGGTGATTGTTCTGTTTCTACCTATTTCACAAAGATGAAATCCCTATGGGATGAGTTGAAAGAATTTCAACCTATAACAACTTGCACTTGTGGTGCAATGAAAATTTTCTTAGATTATTACAACCAAAATCAAGTACTTCAATTCTTGACTGGTTTGAATGAATTCTATGCTTCGGTTCGTGCTCAAATTTTGCTTAACGAACCTATCCACAATCTATCCCGTGTGTTTGCAATGATCGTTCAAGAAGAACGTCAAAGATCCCTTGGATCCTCTGATTCGATCCCTTTGGCTGCTGCATCAAGTTCCACTAACCCCTCAAGAACCAAGAAACCTAGACCATCTTGCTCAAATTGTGGCAAACCCGGTCATCTAGTTGACAAGTGTTATTTCCTTCACGGGTTTCCTCTTGGTTATGGTGACAAAAAGAAGCAAGATAAGGGCAAAGCCAAGGCCAATGTTGCAGCTCTGTTCATGCCGATCTATCATCCCAATGCCAGCACTTAATCTCTCTTTTAAGTCAGCAACTCAACAACACAACAAATGCAGATCCTACTACCATGACCCCTGCTGCATCAAACTTGGCAGGTAAAAATTCCTTCTCAAAATCTTGGATTGTGGATAGTGGTGCTACCCACTACATGTGTTACCATCTCACTTGTTTTTCATCTTTTTCTAACATACCATTCCCAAAATATGTCTCCTTGCCAAATGGACAACATATACCTGTCCAAAACATTGGTATTGTCAAGATTAATTCGAAAATAACACTACAGAATGTGCTTTATTTACCACGGTTTAAGCTTAATCTTTTTTCCATACCAGATTTCATGCTTAATACCCCTAATTCAATCTTGTTCACCAAAATTGTTGTGTTATTCAGGATCCTACTCTGAATGTGGTGATTGGGATAGCTGAAAAGTGTGGAAAATTGTACTAGCTTCACCAAGACAACTTCACTACAGCAGCTGCTACTACTACTGCTTCTTTTTCATTGAATAAAAACAATGTAAACCAATGGCATAATCGTCTTGGATATCTATCAATGTGTATTTCAAGTTTTTTCAATAAAGAACACAACATTTCACATCCTAGTTCCAATTTACATTGTCACATCTGCCACTTGGCTAAGCAAAAACGATTGCCCTTTATTTCGAATCACAACTTTTCTAAAGATATATTTGATTTGGTTCACATGGACATTTGGGATCCATTTTACATAACAAGTGCAGAAGATTATAAATACTTTCTCACTATAGTTCAATAAATTTAGATTCACTTGGATCTACATGCTTAAAAACAAATCTGATGTTCAACACTAGTGTGCATAAGCTAGAAAGTGTTGATCAAAGAAGTGGACTTTCTTAAATGACTTCTCCAATTCTACTCAATTCAAGTAGttattttattccaaataatgcTTAATTTCAGTCCCTTTCAATGAAGATTTTTCTATGAGCCTATGTTCAGACTTTAGATATGATCTTGAAAAGGGATGACGTACAAAACGTTATTACATTTTTTCTTTTGCTGTCATTCAAGTTGAAGCAGTTGAATAATTGATGGTACATAGTGCTAGACTGGTCTCTCATAGGAGGATATAATTCAATTATTCAGATGGATGTGGTATATATGAGAGTCTCACAATCATTCAagcaaaaacaatttttttaatggaaGTGTTGGATTGGTCTCTTATACTTGATCAATACATTCATCTTCTCCTAATAAAATCGATCTTTATCTTGTtagtttacttttcaattttttttaaggcaTTCCTATTTTATATTTGTACTCATAAATTAGTTAATTGTTATGCATATACTTAGAGTGAATAGTAAACTgatttctatcttttttttctttcttttcaaatGTTGTATATTAATGAAGtttattttcagaaaaaaaaaaaaatctgattatACATAGTTTACAATAatcactattattattataattattattatataacctCAAATTAGGGCCAGTCCTAAGCTAACTTAGGTCTATTTAACTTGGAGGCCCAAAAACATgggatttttacaaaaatagtagattcttttgtaaaaatttataattttactatcacatagaaatttttaataaaaatactatatttttataaaacaacttaaaacaaccgtgaaacaacaaaataaaataattaaatataatagtagaagaactaaaaaataatcgtgtaataataataaaatcataACACAGTACATAATATAAAACTTATACAGtatacaatataaaatttacacagtatttaaaaaaaaaaaaaattaaaaactccaAAAAAAAGAACATTCCCTTTAAAAATACACAATTTGTTTTAAAAGGGGTATTTGAAAATACcccttttattaattaattaatcaaatttacctctaattttatatttatttgaaacacacttctttttatatgtattgtacccaaaataccctgacataagagagtcacatggagagtatcttgaagtaacAGGgataaaattggtacaatgtttaaaaaaagagataaaaatgacagactttaaaaaagagagtaaaaataaaagaggacaatataaaaagagtatagagtgtaattttttcgtttttaaaatacaataagGGCCCAATAAGACTTTCCGTAAAGCCCACTAAAGTCCAATACGGTCCCTGCttgaaatcatatatatatcCGTGCAGAGTACGATTTATTATGATTGAAGATAACCAAACCTCTTTGCACAGCTTACTGTGTCATCCAATATCATCTTTAAATCATACTTGTATGCAAAACCCAAGTCAGTAAGCTTATGCGAAGCCCACTTTATTTTCCTGCTCGGCCCTTCCAAGTACCTGAATCAATATTCtaatagtattattattatgaacTCTCAAAATCTGATTGTATGTGAAAATCTACATTGAATACTGTACACTCACTCCTGCTTCACGTCAAACTCTGGATAATTTTGGGCAAAGTAAGAGGCCATTTCTGAAGATGAGACAAAGTCGCTGGCACACAAGACTCTTCCATGGATGGAAGGGTTTTCCATGCAAAAGATGTGAGCTTCACAAACATCGTCAATGTGCACAATTGGTATTTTACCAATCAATTCTTCTAAGTACTTGAGCGACTTGTTATAATCTTGGTTGTTTGTTAGCTGAGAAACTATTACTTTTAAAGTATCTCCTGCGGAGCGTTGGACTGATTCTCCACCCACAAGGCCACATGCAAGAGTCACAACCTCCATTGGAATATTCCCTGCATTTTCCTTCTCGAAACTCAGAACTTCTTTCTCTGCTAATGTCTTTGATTCTTGATACGCCTGTGTAgatatatatatcatgtcaattattattattgcatatattcttaaattatatatagttaTTACTTATTAGGTAcaaacttaattttgattaagAGAAATGCTAAGAGTGGTATTAGTACTCTCCTTTTTAAAATTTGTCTTTGAAATTAAGGTCGGTAATTATTGTTTGGAAGTATAAAAGTTGGTTCAGAAAAGCAGTcataaatttaagtttttattttctgaTTATTTGAAGAAAGATTAATTGGCAGAGGTTGAGGTAGGTGTGGTTGGGCAATGGAATGTATGGCTTCATTGGGTGAATACCATATATGAGGAGGCGCACTCATTTGGTGGAAGCAATTAAAGCTACTATTGATAAGCTAGCAATTAAAGATAGAAGAGGAAGCTAGCTAAAACACAATATCAGGTGGAATAAATTTCaccttttcataaaaaaaaaaaaatagtaatttgcggcaaaaatacttaagttttctcccgagtagcagataaatacctaagtcgtatttttggcggtaaaaatactttccgaacttccgtaggtacctctcCGTTATGTGCCAAGTTAGTGTCCACGTGTCACTCATTCATTGGTCCATGTcattaactttttttattttttatttaaaaaatctaaaaattcatttaaaatctaataaaataaaataaaaaatatctagaaattcatattttaactaattaaaattaaaaatcattaattgtatttttaaatttctaattaacCCCTGATTAAACATATTAGATTAACAATGTCTATGAACAATGTCTATGAACAATGAACTGATTAAACATAACCGTACAATTAataaaatcccacaaaaatatGGGTATGAACAATGAACAAGAACATAGAACAAACCCatcaaaaaaatatgaataacaCACATTAAAATTCATATTCATCTTCAAACTCTAACAATCACatacataattaatattttatttgtagtttttcaaaaatctcaaaaaatgatatattttcccagaaatctctctctctctctctctctctctctctctctctcttttatctGAATCTAAAGAACCCCAAAACAaggcagcaacaacaacaaaaactttccaaaaccAGAAGATAACCCAGAAAAAAACTAGGACATACAAATCCAGAaatctcaaaaaataatttttttgcttCTTCTTTTTCCTACATTTTTCCAACAGCCAAACATATTTACaagatgaaaataaattggGAGGAGAGATTTCTACTGGCCTCGATTTGCTTTCATCAGATCTCGTCCTCCGTCGTCGGTGCTCCGCCGATCTCTTGAGGTCCTCCATCTTCTTCAACCCTTCGACAGTGGCCAAACCTTGATCCCAACTCTTTCAAGTCTGTCGTTTATGGCTAGAACATGTCATCTTCCTCGCTGGATCAAATCTAAGGCCTCCTTCATCTTtccctttctttcttttactcGATCTCTCTCTCCTCTCAATCTCAGATCAGTTTCTCTTACCCTCTCTCTCCTCTCAATCTCAGATCTGTTTTGATCTCTCTCTCTGTATTTTCTcgatctccctctctctctcctctcaaTCTCAATCGTTCTTGGTTTGgtcacactctctctctcttttctcgaTCTCTCTCTCCTCTCAATCTCTCAAtcgtattctttttattttttttttaaaaaaccaaTCCTATATTCAATCTATTTCCTCTCTGATTTAGAggttagtttttttaaaaaaattaatttaataaaaatacttaagttttatgtgtattttaattttgtaatttttctaatttagaaaataagttttatttttatttttttgaacatttaaatatatattttttatttttaaataagttttaataaattttaaaatgaaaaataaaaattaatgatgTGAACTAATAAAAGGATGACACGTGGACACTTACCTAGAAGAAAACAgagaggtacctacggaagttccagaagtgtgacggaaggtatttttaccgccaaaaatatgacttaggtatttatcagCTACTCGGgataaaacttaggtatttttgccgcaaattactcaaaaaGAAAATTGAATAACTATTGTGCCTAACATCtttataccataaaatgttacaTACTATTTGTATTAATATCAAGtcctatttattttgttttaataataattatgaaaaatcattaattatttatagtaaGTCATATGGTGATGCTAGAAAT is a window from the Cannabis sativa cultivar Pink pepper isolate KNU-18-1 chromosome 1, ASM2916894v1, whole genome shotgun sequence genome containing:
- the LOC133033554 gene encoding protein OCTOPUS-like, producing the protein MSPYNKKTGFCASCLREHLVGIESFVNNDTPTRNQAGSGSERGLLDEGEIRVSKRGLLDEEDGCELRPMKEFTDLECKKKKKGIGKDLKDIAGTFWVAASGLSKKLRKWGRKPKGKKLNNDDDNDGGVLGVERCSPRHLRETQSEVGDYGLGRRSCDTDPRLSMDAGRMSLDEYRYSFDEPRASGDGYLIGRAAYPRLTPMVSVVEGGIW
- the LOC115703582 gene encoding NADPH HC-toxin reductase 1, with amino-acid sequence MEGVVVNKEKSDECRVCVTGGSGYIASWLVKKLLERGYTVHATLRNLDDESKVSVLKGFPGAERRLFLFKADIYKPDEFDSAIQGCAFVFHVATLFLQLNATYEKTVSAAVAGTRSIAMSCARSGSVRKLIYTASVVSASPIMENGTAFKDFIDESCWTPMDLPVTPYTNDFLKAYQESKTLAEKEVLSFEKENAGNIPMEVVTLACGLVGGESVQRSAGDTLKVIVSQLTNNQDYNKSLKYLEELIGKIPIVHIDDVCEAHIFCMENPSIHGRVLCASDFVSSSEMASYFAQNYPEFDVKQEYLEGPSRKIKWASHKLTDLGFAYKYDLKMILDDTVSCAKRFGYLQS